One genomic region from Reichenbachiella ulvae encodes:
- a CDS encoding DUF418 domain-containing protein gives MKAQSRIVIIDALRGLALLGIIIIHCIEHFEIFKPSDPNSPFVLGIDADVFESVLFMVGGKAYSIFAILFGYSFFIQMNNKAEQGKDFRFTFLWRMIVLFVIGFLHSIFYRGDILHIYALAGIPFILSYSLSNRTLLVIAGLLLVQVPLLYLAYQAFTNPDFVYAPYYGDGYFPEGEEIYTTGSMWEVFEFNLYKARVVVWTWTYHTGRLVQLFGLFIIGLVIARKGYLTNLTANRYRVAFVGYFCLILMLLVKLYISGIESFDWTEDQKTLMTMASQTYFNLFYTLTICSGFILLYIYGKDKVKLFDYMAAYGRMSLTNYMSQAILGVILFFQFGFGLWDDLGATWSLVLAIVLFVTQTMISVHWLRAYRYGPMEWLWRALTYWDFNLPNKKERTRVQEVLV, from the coding sequence ATGAAAGCCCAATCCAGAATTGTAATCATCGATGCCCTGAGAGGTTTGGCACTATTAGGGATTATCATTATCCATTGCATAGAACACTTCGAAATATTCAAACCTTCTGATCCTAATAGCCCTTTCGTTTTAGGTATTGATGCAGATGTTTTTGAGTCGGTCCTTTTCATGGTGGGAGGAAAGGCCTATTCCATTTTTGCCATTCTATTTGGCTACAGTTTTTTCATTCAGATGAACAATAAGGCCGAACAGGGGAAGGATTTTCGATTCACTTTTTTGTGGAGAATGATCGTACTGTTCGTGATCGGGTTTTTACATTCTATCTTTTACAGAGGAGATATCCTACATATTTATGCGCTTGCAGGTATTCCCTTTATATTAAGCTATTCATTGTCCAACCGAACCCTGCTTGTTATTGCGGGATTGTTGCTTGTGCAAGTTCCTTTACTTTATTTGGCTTATCAGGCATTTACAAATCCTGATTTCGTATATGCCCCTTACTATGGAGATGGATATTTTCCTGAAGGCGAAGAAATATATACCACGGGATCAATGTGGGAGGTTTTTGAATTCAACCTTTACAAAGCTCGAGTCGTGGTGTGGACATGGACTTACCATACAGGGCGATTGGTTCAGCTCTTTGGGCTGTTTATCATAGGTCTGGTCATTGCCAGAAAAGGATACCTCACCAACCTCACCGCCAATAGATATCGCGTAGCTTTTGTAGGCTATTTCTGTCTGATTCTGATGCTCTTGGTGAAGCTTTATATCTCGGGAATCGAAAGTTTTGACTGGACGGAAGACCAAAAAACCTTGATGACTATGGCTTCTCAAACCTACTTCAATTTGTTTTACACCCTGACGATTTGCTCAGGCTTCATTCTTTTGTATATCTATGGTAAGGATAAGGTGAAGCTTTTTGATTACATGGCAGCATATGGCAGGATGAGTTTGACTAACTATATGTCGCAGGCTATTTTAGGTGTGATCTTATTTTTTCAGTTTGGTTTTGGTCTTTGGGATGATCTGGGGGCTACCTGGAGTTTGGTTTTAGCGATCGTTTTGTTCGTTACCCAGACTATGATCAGTGTTCATTGGCTCAGGGCATATCGATACGGTCCTATGGAGTGGCTCTGGCGTGCTCTCACCTATTGGGATTTCAATCTGCCGAACAAAAAAGAAAGGACTCGAGTTCAGGAAGTTTTGGTTTGA
- a CDS encoding YcxB family protein: MIVKTKKYQLENGTFIKLAFGNLLKDQWWVLLIYLGLCAGYFVLPSLWWIYGATIALVLYGLFWLIQFAGISQLEQGKFMFEKLSYEITSQQILLKLNTKQGMPLKWENIKKAKVGKDYILLVLSKAQMIHLPFRIFNSQNEIKFIETILKRKGLIKE; the protein is encoded by the coding sequence ATGATAGTTAAGACGAAAAAATACCAGTTAGAGAACGGCACATTCATCAAGTTGGCTTTTGGCAATTTGCTCAAGGATCAATGGTGGGTGCTATTGATATACCTGGGTCTTTGTGCAGGATATTTTGTGCTACCTAGTCTTTGGTGGATATATGGTGCGACGATCGCATTGGTACTTTATGGCTTGTTTTGGTTGATCCAGTTTGCCGGTATTTCACAGCTGGAGCAAGGCAAATTCATGTTCGAAAAATTGAGCTACGAAATCACTAGCCAGCAGATCCTACTGAAGCTGAACACGAAGCAAGGAATGCCGCTAAAGTGGGAGAATATCAAAAAGGCCAAAGTAGGTAAGGATTATATTCTTTTGGTGTTGAGCAAGGCGCAGATGATACACCTACCATTCCGTATTTTCAATTCTCAGAATGAGATCAAATTCATCGAGACCATCTTGAAGAGAAAAGGATTGATAAAGGAATAA
- the nadC gene encoding carboxylating nicotinate-nucleotide diphosphorylase: MKIKYLTDSAINAFIDSALKEDIGDGDHSTLAAIPEDLEQEARLLIKGDGVIAGLDLAQMIFHRFDQDLQVELLKKDGEWVTEGEVGLTVKGRARSILSTERLVLNCMQRMSGVATYTRKMTDLIKHTNTQLLDTRKTAPNFRICEKWAVKIGGAVNHRFGLYDMVMLKDNHNDYAGGITQAVEATKKYLAEKGKDLKIEVETRNLNEVKEALEVGGVDVIMLDNMLPSTMKEAIALINGQCKTEASGGVTEKNIKEIAETGVDFISVGALTHSYSSLDISLKAVKQ, translated from the coding sequence GTGAAAATCAAGTATCTGACAGATTCGGCCATCAATGCTTTCATTGATTCGGCACTCAAGGAAGACATCGGCGATGGTGACCACAGTACGCTGGCGGCCATTCCGGAAGACCTGGAGCAAGAAGCACGTCTTCTGATTAAGGGAGATGGGGTGATTGCGGGTCTGGACCTGGCACAAATGATTTTTCATCGATTCGATCAGGATTTGCAGGTCGAGTTGTTGAAGAAAGATGGCGAGTGGGTAACTGAGGGTGAAGTTGGGTTGACTGTAAAAGGTAGAGCGAGATCCATCCTGTCGACTGAACGCCTCGTACTGAACTGTATGCAGCGTATGAGTGGAGTGGCTACTTATACCCGAAAAATGACAGATTTGATCAAACACACCAATACCCAGCTACTGGATACCAGAAAGACCGCTCCAAATTTCCGGATTTGTGAAAAATGGGCGGTGAAGATTGGTGGCGCGGTGAATCATAGGTTTGGGCTCTATGACATGGTCATGCTCAAGGACAACCACAATGACTATGCAGGTGGGATCACTCAGGCAGTGGAGGCCACAAAAAAGTATCTTGCTGAAAAGGGCAAGGATCTGAAGATAGAAGTAGAAACTCGAAACCTGAACGAGGTGAAGGAGGCTTTAGAGGTAGGAGGAGTCGATGTGATCATGTTGGATAACATGCTGCCCTCTACGATGAAGGAAGCCATCGCACTGATCAATGGTCAGTGCAAAACTGAGGCCTCAGGTGGGGTGACAGAAAAGAATATAAAAGAGATAGCTGAAACAGGAGTAGACTTTATTTCTGTTGGTGCATTGACGCACTCATATAGCAGCTTGGATATAAGTTTGAAGGCAGTAAAGCAATAA
- the ade gene encoding adenine deaminase, with translation MKEISGHLIDIPERKTYPAKIYFSEGKIEKIEKLEEAPDQYILPGFVDAHVHIESSMLVPSEFARLAVVHGTVGTISDPHEIGNVLGVKGVEYMIENGNEVNFKFYFGAPSCVPATPFETAGAEITTSDVEYLLKKDEIVYLAEMMNWPGVLNGDETVYDKIAVAKKIGKPVDGHAPGLRGKDAQKYAAAGISTDHECFTADEAKDKLKAGMKILIREGSAAKNFEALIPLLDEHYENMMFCSDDKHPDNLVEGHIDQLVKRALEKGIDLYKVLQAACINPVRHYNMNIGLLQPGDEADFIVIDHPEKFNVKETWIGGEQVAKNGKTKIPQVPVKVVNNFSCEEKTPEEFHIPITGAKVKVMEALDGQLITYLRTYNSILVHHPYQSNIDEDILKIVVVNRYKDSPPAVGFVKNFGLQSGAIASSVGHDSHNIIAVGVDDESIARAINKIIKAKGGVSAISAKREMALELPVAGIMSDQNGYEVAKSYAAIDRFAKRLGSQLNSPFMTLSFMALLVIPKAKMSDLGFFDGDKFEFINVFQN, from the coding sequence ATGAAAGAAATCTCTGGACATCTAATTGACATCCCCGAGCGCAAAACCTATCCCGCCAAAATTTATTTTTCGGAGGGAAAGATTGAAAAAATTGAAAAATTGGAAGAGGCGCCTGATCAATATATTCTGCCAGGATTTGTAGACGCCCATGTTCATATCGAAAGCTCCATGCTTGTCCCTTCAGAATTTGCCAGATTAGCAGTGGTGCATGGTACAGTTGGAACCATCTCTGACCCACATGAGATAGGCAATGTATTAGGAGTAAAAGGAGTAGAATACATGATCGAAAATGGCAATGAGGTCAATTTCAAATTTTACTTTGGGGCCCCCTCTTGTGTACCAGCCACACCATTCGAAACTGCTGGAGCGGAAATCACTACCAGCGATGTGGAGTATCTCCTAAAAAAAGATGAAATCGTCTATCTCGCTGAGATGATGAACTGGCCCGGTGTGCTGAATGGAGACGAAACCGTCTACGACAAAATAGCAGTTGCCAAAAAAATAGGGAAACCTGTCGATGGTCATGCCCCTGGACTCAGAGGAAAAGACGCACAAAAATATGCTGCCGCAGGTATCTCCACTGATCACGAATGCTTCACGGCCGACGAGGCAAAAGACAAGCTAAAAGCGGGAATGAAAATCCTGATCAGAGAAGGCAGTGCAGCCAAAAACTTTGAAGCGCTGATTCCTTTGCTGGATGAGCACTACGAAAACATGATGTTTTGCTCTGATGACAAACACCCGGACAATCTGGTCGAAGGCCATATCGATCAGTTAGTCAAGCGAGCATTAGAAAAAGGAATTGACCTTTATAAGGTACTTCAGGCTGCCTGCATCAACCCCGTCAGGCACTACAACATGAACATCGGTCTGCTCCAGCCTGGAGATGAGGCGGATTTCATCGTCATAGATCATCCAGAAAAATTTAACGTGAAAGAAACCTGGATTGGTGGGGAGCAAGTCGCTAAAAACGGCAAGACAAAAATCCCGCAGGTACCAGTGAAAGTGGTTAACAATTTCAGCTGTGAAGAAAAAACGCCAGAAGAGTTTCATATCCCGATCACCGGAGCTAAAGTCAAAGTAATGGAGGCGCTGGATGGTCAGCTCATCACCTACCTCAGAACCTACAATAGCATATTGGTTCATCACCCCTACCAGAGCAATATAGATGAGGACATCCTCAAAATCGTAGTAGTCAATCGATACAAAGATAGCCCGCCAGCGGTGGGGTTTGTTAAGAATTTCGGGCTGCAATCAGGCGCCATTGCCTCATCAGTAGGTCACGACTCGCACAACATCATAGCAGTAGGAGTCGATGACGAATCCATCGCCCGAGCGATAAACAAAATCATCAAAGCCAAGGGTGGGGTTTCGGCCATCAGTGCAAAAAGGGAAATGGCACTGGAGCTCCCAGTAGCTGGCATCATGTCTGACCAAAATGGATATGAAGTAGCCAAATCCTATGCGGCTATCGATCGCTTTGCCAAAAGACTGGGATCGCAGTTGAATTCACCATTCATGACGCTCTCGTTCATGGCCTTGCTCGTCATCCCAAAAGCCAAAATGAGCGACCTGGGATTTTTTGATGGGGATAAGTTTGAGTTTATAAATGTTTTCCAAAATTGA
- a CDS encoding cation:dicarboxylate symporter family transporter has translation MKLSTKIIIGLTLGIFAGVFLGEYAAPLEYVGDAFIGLMQMTVLPYILISLLSNLGKVKLIEQKKLIMAAAVTLVFFLVIGLITISLLPFFFPAWESSSFFSTSLVTPQESIDFVKLYIPSNLFGALTNNVVPAVVLFAIIVGVGLNSTKNNKKLIETLETFADALNKANKYIVKLTPIGIFGIAAHTTGTLSLNELGLIQVYIGIYTLAVIVLGLILIPLIVSAVTPFSYKDFLTTPRSSLITIFATGKIIILLPQLIENIQQLFKKYGHEDEEISSSADLIMPLAYPFPNLGTLVIMIFVPFAAWFAGTELSLSDQANFISSVLLSSFVAPIVGIPFLMDILRLPSDIFQLFIVSTAFTDRVRVVLGAIHLFGLAVIAIAYSLDLVKIVWWKLGRAFGITIIFALLFLLPMKLLIGNSFQESFDKYEAFIQMDLEAKRVPQVHQKSDSTYIPQSISVIKEIGYLRVGYVSDALPYVFVNSEQKKVGYDVELMNIFAHEMGIKLKWIQIGRDSIETALNTGMIDIFASGVPVLADKMDLVEYSTPYSELNLALLVADHKRDEYSTLKDLRNRPDAIYATNQSEYMITRIREEIEGIQFQHIASPRPFLKNQTNVDAMFFSAEAGSAWTLVYPGYTVVKPEGLDIKLPVSWIFAKNNLELERFINKWLGLKIYDGTTNRLYERWILGEASKQKEKNWSIIRNVFHWVE, from the coding sequence ATGAAATTATCAACCAAAATAATCATTGGCTTAACTCTGGGAATTTTTGCAGGAGTGTTTTTAGGAGAATATGCTGCCCCTTTGGAATATGTAGGTGATGCATTTATTGGATTAATGCAAATGACTGTGTTACCCTACATTCTTATTTCACTACTTAGTAATTTAGGCAAGGTCAAATTGATAGAACAAAAGAAGCTGATTATGGCCGCTGCTGTCACTTTAGTTTTCTTTCTTGTCATCGGTCTTATCACCATCAGTCTTTTGCCCTTTTTCTTCCCTGCTTGGGAGTCCTCCTCCTTCTTTAGTACCAGTTTAGTTACTCCTCAGGAGTCCATAGATTTTGTCAAACTCTATATTCCTTCCAATTTGTTCGGGGCGTTGACCAACAATGTGGTACCTGCTGTAGTACTTTTTGCCATTATCGTGGGGGTTGGTCTTAACAGCACCAAAAACAACAAAAAACTGATAGAAACCCTAGAGACCTTTGCCGATGCCCTTAACAAGGCCAACAAGTACATAGTTAAGCTTACTCCTATCGGAATATTCGGTATCGCGGCTCATACAACTGGCACTTTGTCTTTAAATGAATTGGGATTGATTCAGGTTTATATTGGCATCTACACCCTTGCCGTAATTGTACTTGGTCTGATTTTGATACCCTTAATAGTTTCGGCAGTCACTCCCTTTTCTTACAAAGACTTCTTAACCACACCGAGATCTTCATTGATCACCATTTTTGCTACTGGCAAAATCATCATATTGCTACCCCAATTGATCGAGAATATTCAGCAGTTGTTCAAAAAATATGGTCATGAAGACGAAGAAATAAGTTCGTCTGCAGATCTCATCATGCCTCTGGCCTATCCTTTTCCTAATCTGGGCACCTTGGTCATTATGATTTTTGTCCCTTTCGCGGCTTGGTTTGCAGGCACAGAACTGAGTCTAAGTGATCAAGCCAATTTTATTTCCTCGGTACTATTGAGCAGTTTCGTTGCTCCCATAGTCGGGATACCTTTTCTGATGGACATACTACGTTTACCCTCAGATATTTTTCAATTGTTTATCGTAAGTACTGCTTTTACAGATAGGGTACGAGTAGTTCTGGGTGCCATTCACCTCTTTGGTTTAGCTGTTATTGCCATAGCTTATTCACTTGATCTGGTCAAGATTGTCTGGTGGAAGCTGGGAAGAGCCTTTGGGATCACAATCATCTTTGCACTTCTGTTTTTGCTTCCTATGAAACTACTCATTGGCAATAGTTTTCAGGAGTCTTTTGACAAATATGAAGCTTTTATCCAAATGGATTTGGAAGCAAAACGAGTTCCACAAGTTCATCAAAAATCCGACTCCACATACATACCGCAATCTATCAGCGTCATCAAAGAAATAGGTTATCTTAGAGTTGGTTATGTTTCAGATGCTCTCCCTTATGTCTTCGTCAATAGCGAACAAAAAAAAGTAGGCTATGATGTGGAGCTTATGAATATTTTCGCCCATGAAATGGGAATAAAACTGAAGTGGATACAAATAGGACGAGACAGCATCGAAACTGCACTTAATACTGGAATGATTGACATCTTTGCATCAGGAGTACCCGTACTAGCAGACAAAATGGATTTAGTAGAATACTCCACGCCATATTCCGAGCTCAACCTGGCGTTGTTAGTAGCAGATCATAAACGAGATGAATACTCAACACTCAAGGATTTACGCAACCGACCTGATGCCATCTATGCTACCAACCAATCAGAATACATGATCACCAGAATTAGAGAAGAAATAGAAGGTATCCAATTTCAACACATTGCTTCACCAAGACCTTTCTTAAAAAACCAAACCAACGTGGATGCAATGTTCTTTTCTGCAGAGGCTGGCTCAGCCTGGACCCTTGTATATCCTGGCTATACAGTAGTAAAACCTGAAGGACTGGATATAAAACTTCCAGTCTCATGGATCTTTGCAAAAAACAATCTTGAACTAGAACGCTTTATCAACAAATGGTTAGGACTTAAAATATATGATGGCACGACCAATCGACTCTATGAACGTTGGATTCTGGGAGAGGCATCCAAACAAAAAGAAAAAAACTGGTCTATTATCAGAAATGTATTTCATTGGGTAGAGTAA
- a CDS encoding trimeric intracellular cation channel family protein → MWELIYILNLVGTVVFAISGALTASDYEMDGFGAVVIAFITALGGGTIRDLLLDSHPVGWMGDTNYLYAVLLAVLLSYLFKRWIVSLRRTMFLFDTIGIGLFAVLGTQKALGFEMSYSIAMMMGVVSAVFGGVIRDILVGRVPLIFRKEIYATACLAGAALYLILIQFSLPDYLTLIIPIVCIMIIRLLAVKYEWSLPGIK, encoded by the coding sequence ATGTGGGAACTGATATATATATTGAATCTAGTGGGTACGGTTGTATTTGCTATATCTGGCGCTTTGACTGCCTCTGACTATGAAATGGATGGTTTTGGTGCAGTTGTGATTGCCTTTATTACGGCACTGGGTGGAGGAACTATCAGGGACCTACTGCTCGACAGTCACCCTGTCGGTTGGATGGGCGACACGAATTATCTCTATGCCGTATTGCTTGCCGTGCTTTTGAGTTACTTATTCAAGCGATGGATCGTGTCTTTGCGTCGAACTATGTTCCTGTTTGACACCATTGGGATTGGACTTTTCGCAGTGCTCGGCACACAAAAAGCCCTGGGATTCGAGATGAGCTATAGTATCGCCATGATGATGGGCGTAGTATCTGCTGTATTCGGCGGTGTGATCCGTGATATCCTGGTTGGTAGAGTTCCGTTGATCTTTCGAAAAGAAATATACGCCACAGCTTGCCTGGCTGGAGCGGCACTTTATCTGATTCTCATTCAGTTCAGCTTACCCGATTATCTGACATTGATCATTCCAATTGTCTGTATCATGATCATCCGGCTACTGGCAGTCAAATACGAATGGTCCTTGCCCGGGATTAAATAG
- a CDS encoding DUF3857 and transglutaminase domain-containing protein, translated as MSYIISFLSFWLTVSDVSEAHVNSYTKNIIIEESGSMTVSVAYDIQINNRKGDWLSEVGIYYRKGNRIKSLEAEILDSQGNLVKKLKNKDIRDRHSISNSALYEDDYIREFQLIHHQYPYRLRYSYTQEYDSYLTLCRWVPYVDFDIPTLNATLTLTKPEDYKINIYSSDSTIELTQKNQVFYQWEAKNCAAIREEQMGPSAYEQSPKVIITPDQFSYGRPGSFVSWQSYGDWVLDLNENCMDFSATQKEEIRKSVAHLKSDKDKVKMLYNKMQDEIRYILVDIDFGGFQSYPASYVANNKYGDCKALTTYMQASLDAIGIQAFPVLVYADEYIPVLEDFPNNCFNHIFLCVPLEQDSIWLENTSKTDPFDQTSTFTQNRKGLFLKKGESILVNLPKIGLEENLSTRKMEITVQEDKFQIDFTGRYKGSNFERYNSISRNWSYDDTEEYLRKNFPISNVELMEWEILEHDRNEPELTLQANAIAYGKIKKYGPNRALFLPSTSPLIDLESSFSRQTELRIRVPQNLSDTIIYHLDTEKYNHIILPDSIDIESKVGHYSLHFHNHPQGAVAIRNFQYTTGNYPPGEAYMEFYEFQKEIRKSESQTSIKLKL; from the coding sequence TTGTCTTATATAATTTCATTTCTAAGTTTCTGGTTAACCGTTTCTGACGTCTCAGAAGCGCACGTCAACTCCTATACCAAAAATATTATCATAGAGGAATCAGGCAGTATGACAGTAAGTGTAGCCTATGATATCCAAATCAACAATCGAAAAGGGGATTGGTTGTCGGAAGTGGGTATCTATTACCGAAAAGGAAACCGCATCAAATCTTTGGAAGCGGAAATCCTAGATAGCCAGGGAAATCTGGTGAAAAAACTAAAAAACAAAGACATAAGAGATCGACACAGTATTTCGAATAGTGCATTGTATGAGGATGATTATATCAGAGAATTTCAGCTTATCCACCATCAATACCCATATAGACTGAGGTACAGCTATACTCAAGAATACGACAGCTATCTTACCCTTTGCAGATGGGTTCCCTATGTTGATTTTGACATCCCCACCCTTAATGCGACGCTGACATTAACAAAACCAGAAGATTATAAAATCAATATTTATAGCTCTGATAGTACCATAGAGCTGACTCAAAAAAATCAAGTATTCTATCAATGGGAAGCCAAGAATTGTGCGGCAATAAGAGAGGAGCAAATGGGGCCAAGCGCCTATGAACAATCTCCAAAGGTGATCATAACTCCAGACCAGTTTAGTTATGGTAGACCTGGGTCATTTGTAAGTTGGCAGAGCTATGGGGACTGGGTATTGGATTTAAATGAAAACTGCATGGATTTCAGTGCTACCCAAAAAGAAGAAATTCGGAAATCAGTAGCACACTTGAAAAGCGATAAGGATAAAGTAAAAATGCTCTACAATAAGATGCAAGATGAAATTCGCTACATCCTTGTAGACATTGATTTTGGAGGTTTTCAGAGCTACCCGGCTAGTTATGTAGCGAATAATAAATATGGAGATTGCAAGGCACTAACTACCTACATGCAGGCTAGTCTTGACGCCATTGGGATTCAGGCTTTCCCTGTTCTCGTTTATGCTGACGAATATATTCCTGTGCTAGAAGATTTTCCAAACAACTGTTTCAATCACATATTTCTATGTGTACCATTAGAGCAAGACAGCATTTGGCTTGAAAACACCAGTAAAACAGATCCTTTTGACCAAACCAGTACCTTTACTCAAAACAGGAAGGGACTTTTCCTAAAAAAAGGAGAAAGTATACTTGTCAACTTACCGAAGATTGGACTCGAAGAAAACTTGAGTACACGAAAAATGGAAATTACTGTGCAAGAAGACAAATTCCAGATTGACTTTACAGGACGCTACAAAGGAAGCAATTTTGAACGATACAATAGTATTTCAAGAAACTGGAGTTATGATGATACAGAGGAGTATTTGAGAAAAAATTTCCCAATATCCAATGTAGAATTAATGGAATGGGAAATTTTGGAACATGACAGAAACGAACCTGAACTTACACTTCAAGCTAATGCCATAGCGTATGGAAAAATCAAAAAATATGGCCCAAACCGTGCATTATTTTTACCATCAACATCACCATTGATTGATTTGGAAAGTTCTTTTTCGCGACAAACAGAACTTCGAATTCGGGTTCCACAAAATCTCAGTGACACCATTATTTATCATCTCGATACAGAAAAGTACAACCATATAATTTTACCAGACAGCATAGATATTGAATCAAAAGTGGGTCATTACTCTCTTCATTTTCATAATCATCCTCAAGGGGCCGTAGCTATTAGAAATTTTCAATACACAACAGGGAATTATCCACCTGGAGAAGCTTATATGGAATTTTATGAATTTCAAAAAGAAATCAGAAAATCAGAGAGTCAAACCTCGATCAAACTCAAGTTATGA
- a CDS encoding DUF3857 domain-containing protein: MKSIFTLLFFLITSITCSAQETYKYGLLNSGDLKLKAYDKDSSAEAVILFDVGETSFIHDSNGGLDVQFKRTKRIKILKESAVELANISISYYEDGYGRTEKIEDLKARSINLENEQMVVKELDKKEVYIEEYNENWRGKKFAIPNVKEGTIIEYTYTLISPFTWNLQDWEFQSSIPTLYSQYIVKMIPFYEYIILYQGMQEAEIAKKSYEDKGLDRSFAGIEFQDMVYEFEMKDIPAFIDDEFITAPGDYIKKIEFQRAKVNQPNGSSTEYISTWPQLTDRFNKEDSFGKFIKSFQKLGEKEIIPNLLAGKNLSEMEVIELITNYVRDNFRWNGYYRMFATQKPRELISSHSGASSDLNLLLTGLLRAANIETKPVLISTRGHGKIYPNYPITNKFNYVIAMAQLSEDKGILLLDGTEPKLPYYLLPTRCYNDQGFVVDENEQSWLEMTPIMSSTKVENSIIKLSGEELVISVREQFNGYDALSERNSLDDDEEAYKASKFFKNEEQLSEVKLSNTESYNANFGVSYKKSRPVDTFDGEYYFVPFNRIEYAQNPLKNHKRDYPIDLVYTKKRVFSSTIAVEEGKSFKHIPESLNHKDELMTFDYNVSEIGEFIKIEANYEFKKNIYLPEEYDQLKKDFEMLYQKLNEQIIVVDKS; encoded by the coding sequence ATGAAAAGTATCTTCACATTGTTATTTTTTCTAATCACGAGCATTACTTGCTCTGCCCAAGAAACTTATAAATATGGTCTGCTTAATTCAGGAGACCTCAAATTGAAAGCATATGATAAAGATAGCAGTGCAGAGGCTGTGATTCTATTCGATGTTGGAGAAACCAGCTTCATACATGATTCGAATGGAGGATTGGATGTACAGTTTAAAAGAACCAAAAGAATCAAGATACTCAAAGAATCTGCGGTTGAACTGGCTAACATTTCGATTAGTTACTATGAGGATGGCTATGGAAGAACTGAAAAAATAGAAGATCTCAAAGCGAGAAGTATCAACCTTGAGAACGAACAAATGGTTGTAAAAGAATTAGATAAGAAAGAAGTCTACATAGAAGAATACAATGAAAATTGGAGAGGGAAAAAGTTTGCCATCCCAAATGTAAAAGAAGGTACAATCATTGAATACACATACACACTGATCTCTCCCTTCACCTGGAACTTACAAGATTGGGAATTCCAATCCTCCATCCCGACCCTTTACAGTCAATACATTGTCAAAATGATCCCTTTTTACGAATATATAATCTTGTACCAGGGAATGCAGGAAGCTGAAATCGCGAAAAAATCATATGAAGACAAAGGGCTGGATAGATCATTTGCCGGCATTGAGTTTCAAGACATGGTTTATGAATTTGAAATGAAAGACATTCCGGCTTTCATAGATGATGAATTTATTACTGCTCCAGGTGATTATATCAAAAAAATTGAATTCCAGAGAGCTAAGGTAAACCAGCCAAACGGTAGTTCTACTGAATACATTTCCACATGGCCTCAGCTGACAGATCGATTCAATAAAGAAGATAGCTTCGGAAAATTCATCAAGTCATTTCAAAAATTAGGCGAAAAGGAAATAATCCCAAACCTTTTAGCAGGTAAAAATCTAAGCGAAATGGAAGTGATTGAGTTGATAACTAATTATGTTAGAGACAACTTTCGTTGGAATGGGTATTACCGCATGTTTGCTACCCAAAAACCCCGAGAACTTATTTCTTCACATTCAGGCGCATCTTCTGACCTGAATCTACTTTTAACGGGACTACTTCGCGCAGCTAATATCGAGACTAAACCTGTGCTCATCAGCACTCGTGGACATGGCAAGATTTACCCTAATTATCCTATTACCAACAAATTCAATTACGTAATAGCCATGGCGCAATTGTCGGAGGATAAGGGCATCCTTCTACTTGATGGCACTGAGCCTAAACTACCTTATTATCTGCTTCCTACCCGGTGTTACAATGACCAAGGTTTTGTAGTTGATGAAAACGAGCAGTCATGGCTGGAGATGACACCTATAATGAGCTCAACAAAAGTTGAAAATTCTATTATCAAGCTGAGTGGTGAAGAATTGGTAATTAGTGTTCGAGAACAGTTCAATGGCTATGATGCCCTATCAGAACGAAATAGTCTGGATGACGATGAAGAAGCATATAAAGCATCCAAATTCTTTAAAAATGAAGAGCAGTTATCAGAAGTCAAATTAAGCAATACAGAATCTTACAATGCTAATTTTGGAGTATCCTACAAAAAGTCCAGACCAGTAGACACATTTGACGGAGAGTACTACTTTGTCCCTTTCAATAGAATAGAATACGCACAAAACCCACTCAAAAACCACAAAAGAGATTACCCCATCGATTTGGTTTATACAAAGAAGCGAGTATTCAGTTCCACGATCGCTGTAGAAGAAGGTAAATCCTTTAAGCACATTCCTGAATCACTAAATCATAAAGATGAATTAATGACTTTCGACTATAATGTCTCAGAAATTGGTGAATTTATTAAGATTGAAGCCAACTATGAGTTCAAAAAAAACATTTATCTACCAGAAGAATATGATCAACTCAAGAAAGATTTTGAAATGTTGTATCAGAAACTCAACGAGCAAATAATCGTAGTAGATAAGAGTTAA